A region from the Benincasa hispida cultivar B227 chromosome 12, ASM972705v1, whole genome shotgun sequence genome encodes:
- the LOC120068213 gene encoding aldehyde dehydrogenase 22A1, giving the protein MAFWWTLLVLGIAYAICRLLLMLIPPNVPSIDVDASDVMDDGNQTQENSYIYIPPRVKTQQQDKKVQCYEPATMKYLGYFPALSRDEVKERVASARKAQKEWAKSSFKQRRLLLRILLKYIIEHQELICEISSRETGKTIVDANMGEVMATCEKITWLLSEGEKWLKPESRSCGRATLHKKARVEFHPLGVIGAIVPWNYPFHNIFNPVLAAVFAGNGIVVKVSEHASWSGCFYVRIIQAALAAVGAPESLVDVITGFAETGEALVSSVDKMIFVGSTGVGRMIMKTAAETLIPVTLELGGKDAFIVCEDVDLDHVVNVALRASITSSGHNCTGAERFYVHKNIYSSFVDRISERVKAITVGPPLAGKYDMGAICTQEQSEKLQSLVNDALDRGAKIVARGTFGHLPEGAVDQYFPPTVIVDVNHTMTLMQEEAFGPILPIMKFSTDDEAVKLANDSRFGLGCAVFSGSQRRAKNIASQIHSGSVAINDFATNYLCQSLPFGGVKESGFGRFAGVEGLRACCLVKAVVEDRWWPFIQTKHPKPLTYPVADNAFEFQMSLVEATYGLNIWDRLRALVNVLKMLSEQNTAAKDNSTIDDGSKRAD; this is encoded by the exons ATGGCATTTTGGTGGACTCTGCTTGTTCTTGGAATTGCTTACGCGATCTGTAGGTTACTCTTGATGCTCATCCCTCCGAATGTGCCTTCAATCGATGTTGACGCATCTGACG TTATGGACGACGGAAATCAGACGCAGGAGAATAGCTACATCTAC ATTCCACCTAGGGTAAAGACACAACAGCAAGACAAGAAAGTCCAGTGTTACGAGCCTGCAACTATGAAATATCTGGGCTATTTTCCTGCATTGTCGCGAGACGAG GTCAAGGAGCGTGTCGCTTCAGCCAGGAAAGCGCAGAAAGAATGGGCCAAAAGTAGCTTCAAGCAAAGGCGTTTGCTTTTACGGATACTTTTGAAGTATATTATTGAACATCAAGAACTCATTTGCGA GATCTCCTCCCGTGAAACTGGAAAAACAATAGTGGATGCTAATATGGGAGAAGTAATGGCGACATGTGAAAAGATTACTTGGCTTCTTTCAGAGGGTGAGAAATGGCTGAAGCCTGAGAGCCG ATCATGTGGAAGGGCAACACTTCACAAGAAAGCCCGAGTAGAATTTCATCCCCTTGGAGTTATTGGGGCGATAGTCCCATGGAACTATCCATTCCATAACATTTTCAATCCAGTGCTTGCAGCAGTTTTTGCAGGAAACGGCATTGTAGTTAAG GTTTCAGAACATGCAAGTTGGTCAGGATGCTTTTATGTCAGGATTATCCAAGCTGCACTTGCTGCTGTTGGAGCTCCTGAGAGTTTGGTTGATGTGATAACAGG GTTTGCTGAAACAGGGGAAGCGCTAGTATCTTCAGTAGACAAAATGATATTCGTTGGATCTACTGGTGTGGGTAGGATG ATAATGAAAACTGCTGCTGAGACACTTATTCCAGTTACTCTTGAGTTGGGTGGAAAGGATGCATTTATCGTTTGTGAGGATGTAGATCTGGATCAT GTTGTAAACGTTGCTCTCAGGGCTTCCATTacatcaagtggacataattgTACCGGAGCTGAGAGATTTTATGTCCACAAGAACATTTATTCTTCGTTTGTGGATAGAATATCAGAACGTGTAAAGGCTATTACAGTT GGTCCACCGTTAGCTGGGAAATATGATATGGGTGCCATCTGTACGCAAGAGCAGTCTGAAAAACTTCAAAGCCTTGTAAATGATGCCTTAGACAGAGGGGCAAAAATTGTTGCTCGTGGAACTTTCGGACATTTACCTGAAGGTGCCGTTGATCAATATTTCCCACCTACTGTTATTGTTGATGTCAACCATACAATGACGTTAATGCAAGAGGAG GCATTTGGACCAATCTTGCCTATAATGAAATTCAGCACAGATGATGAGGCCGTGAAGCTTGCAAATGATTCAAGATTTGGGCTTGGCTGTGCTGTTTTTTCTGGCAGTCAGCGGCGTGCCAAGAATATTGCTTCGCAGATACATTCTGGAAGTGTTGCAATTAATGACTTTGCCACAAATTATTTGTGTCAG TCCTTGCCATTTGGTGGTGTAAAAGAGAGTGGATTTGGTCGATTTGCGGGCGTTGAAGGATTACGAGCTTGTTGTCTCGTTAAAGCAGTAGTTGAGGATAGATGGTGGCCATTCATTCAGACTAAGCATCCTAAGCCTCTTACG TATCCTGTTGCAGACAACGCCTTTGAGTTTCAGATGTCACTCGTGGAAGCAACCTACGGCCTGAACATATGGGATCGATTAAGAGCATTGGTCAATGTTCTGAAGATGCTGTCCGAGCAGAACACTGCGGCTAAAGACAACTCTACCATTGATGATGGAAGTAAGAGAGCTGATTGA